Below is a genomic region from Streptomyces sp. NBC_00461.
AGGCCTCCCTGATCAGGTGGGTTGCAGTCTCTGCAACGTCCATTGCGTATGTCGCTTACCGCTGTCTAACATCCAGGCCAACGCCGGGTCAATGGAGCCGCCACGACCCCGGACCGCAAGGAGCCGCGACCATCGTGAATGCCCCCGACGTCGTGGACGTCGTCGCGCTCGGCGAGTCCATGGTCACGTTCCTGCCCACCCGCCCGGGCCGCCTCGCCGACGTTCCCTCCTTCGACCGCGCCATCGGCGGTGCCGAGTCCAACGTGGCGTGCGCGCTCGCGGCCGCCGGGCACTCGACGCGATGGGTGAGCAGGGTCGGCGCCGACGGGTTCGGCGACCACCTGGTCGAGGCGATCGGGGCCCACGGCGTCGATGTCACCGCCGTACGACGGGACCCGGCGCGGCCGACCGGCATCTACTTCCGCACGGCCGGTGACCGGGCCACCGACGCCCATGAGGTGGCGTACTACCGCGCCGGGTCGGCCGCCTCCGCGATGGCCGTGGGCAACACGGACCTGGACGCGGTGCGGGCGGGGCGGGTGCTGCACCTGTCGGGGATCACACCGATGCTGTCCGACGCCTGTCTCGGCCTCGTACGTGAACTGACCGCGCCCCGCCAGGACCGGCCGCTCGTCTCCTTCGACATCAACCACCGGCCCGCGGTGTGGCGGCAGGCCGACGGGCCCGGCCTGCTGCTGGAACTGGCGCGCGGCGCCGACCTGGTGTTCGTGGGGGAGGACGAGGCCGAGGACGTGTGGGCGCTCCGGGGCGCCGAGGCCGTCCGGGCCGCCTTCCCCGATCCCGAGGTGCTCGTCGTCAAGCAGGGCGGCCGGGGGGCGACCGTGTTCGACACGGGGAACGCCGCCACCTTCGTTCCCGCCCCGCGTGTGGACGTGGTGGCCGCCGTCGGTGCCGGGGACGCCTTCGCCGCCGGCTTCCTGTCGGCCACCCTGCGCGGGCTGCCCACCCCGGCCCGCCTGCGCCACGGCCACCTCTGGGCCGCCGCCGCCCTCACCGCCCCCGGCGACCTCGCCGCGCCTCCCGCCCGCGGCCACGCCGACCGCCTCGCGGCCCTGGACGAGGACGCGTGGGGGAGACTTCGACTCGGCCCCGGCTGGACGCAACAAGCCGTCGATCACGCCCGTGACCGGGCCGAGAAGGAGGCACGTACGCCATGAGCCAGACCGTCGACCGCGCGCTCAGCATCCTGCCGCTGCTCGCCGAGGGGCCCGCCGACCTCGGCCAGGTCGCCGACCGGCTCGGCGTGCACAAGTCCACGGCCCTGCGGCTGCTCAGGACACTGCACGAGCACGGCCTGGTCTACCGCCAGTCCGACCAGCGCTACCGCCTCGGCGCCCGCCTCATCGCGCTCGCCCAGGAGGCCATGGAGAACCTCGACATCCGCGAGATCGCGCACCCCCACCTCGTCCGCCTCAACGAGCAGTGCGGGCACACCGTCCATCTCGCGGTGTACGAGGAGTCCGAGGTCCTCTACATCGACAAGGTGGAGAGCCGGTACCCGGTCCGGATGTACTCGCGGATAGGGAAACCGGTGGCGATCACCGTCGCGGCGGTGGCGAAGCTGCTGCTCGCCGATCTGCCCGAAGTCGAGCGCCGGGCCGTCGCCGACAAGCTCGACTACCCCATGTACACGGCCCGGTCCACTCCCAACGCCCCCGCTTTTCTAAGGGAGTTGGAGAAGGTGCGCGATCAGGGCTGGGCCACCGACCTCGGCGGCCACGAGGAGTCCATCAACTGCGTCGGCGCGCCGCTCCGCGGTGCCGACGGCCGGGTGGTCGCCGCGATGTCGGTCTCCGCGCCGAACGTCGTCGTCACCGCCGACGAACTCCTCACCCTGCTCCCGCTGGTGCGCCGCACGGCCGACGCGATCAGCGGGGAGTACTCGGGACGAACGCCCGTGAAGGACACCGAATGAAGACCCCCGCAACGAAGGGCATCGCAATGAAGGGCATCGCATGACCGAGAAGATCGCGCTCACCCCCAAGACGCACACCACCCCGCCCGCGAAGTTCTCCCACGGCGTCAAGAAGGGCAACATCCTGCAGGTCGCAGGGCAGGTCGGCTTCCTGCCCGCCGAGGAGGGCAAGGCCCCCACGCCCGCCGGCCCGACCCTGCGCGAGCAGACCCTCCAGACCCTCGCCAACGTCAAGGCGATCCTCGAAGAGGGCGGCGCGAGCTGGGACGACGTGATGATGATCCGCGTCTACCTCACGGACGTGGACCACTTCGCCGAGATGAACGGCGTCTACAACACCTACTTCGAGGAGCAGGGCCTCACCCAGCCGCCCGCCGCGCGCACGACGGTGTACGTCGGTCTGCCCGCGGGGCTCCTCATCGAGATCGACGCGCTGGCCGTCCTCGGCTGACGCTCCCTCAACTCCCCCAACTCCCGTACCCCGTACGTCATCACGGTGCGGTGCCCCTCCTTCCCGGGGCGCCGTGCCGCGATCCCCCCTGCCCGAAAGCCGTATGCCCTCAAGCAGAGGACCCCCAAATGTCCCAGCCGCTCGCCGCAGACGCCCCCGCCGCCCCACCCCACACCGGAGGCCTGCTCCTCCTGCTCGACGGGACGGCCGGTCTCCTGACGGTCGCCGCCATCGGCATAGTGCTGCTGCTCTTCCTGATCATCAAGGTCAGGCTGCAGCCGTTCGTCGCCCTGCTCGCCGTCTCCATAACCGTCGGCCTGCTGGCGGGCCTGTCCGTCACCGAACTCTTCGGCACGGTGCAGCGGTCGGACGCCGTCTCCACCATCGAGACCGGCATGGGCGGCATCCTCGGCCATGTCGCGATCATCATCGGCCTGGGCACGATGCTGGGCGCGATGCTCGAAGTCAGCGGCGGGGCAGAGGTGTTGGCCTCACGTCTGCTGGACCTCTTCGGCGAGCGGCGCGCACCCCTCGCGATGGGCCTCACCGGCCTGATCTTCGGCATCCCTGTCTTCTTCGACGTCGGCATCTTCGTCCTCGCGCCGATCGTCTACGCCGCCGCCAAGCGCTCGGGCAAGTCGATCCTGCTGTACTGCCTGCCGCTCCTGGCCGGCCTGTCGATGACCCACGCGTTCCTGCCCCCGCACCCGGGACCGGTGGCCGCGGCCGCCCTGCTCCACGTGGACCTCGGCTGGATCATCCTGATGGGCGTCATCTGCGGCATCCCCGCGGTCCTGGCCGCCTGGACGTACGCCGCGTGGATCGGCCGCCGCATCTTCGTGGCCGTACCGCAGGACATGGTGGAGGCCGCGGCGGAGGCGAAGCTGGCGGCCCCCGTGCGGACGGTGGTGACGGTTGGCGGCAACGGGCAGCGTGAGCAAGGCGTGGTGACGGACGGCAGCTACGACCAGGGTGTGGCGCCGCGCGAGCTTCCGGTGCCGCTGAGCACGGTCCTCGGGATCATCGGCACCCCGCTGATCCTGATCCTGGCGGCCACCTTCTCCTCCATCGCGCTCGACCCCTCCACGGGCCGCTCGGTGATCGAGTTCTTCGGCCATCCCTTCGTCGCCCTGACCATTGCGCTGCTGCTCGCCTACTACCTGCTGGGCATCCGCCGCGGCTGGTCACGCAAGTCCCTGGAGACCGTGTCCACGGCCTCGCTCAAGCCGGTCGGCAACATCCTGCTCGTGGTCGGCGCGGGCGGGATCTTCGGCGCGATCCTGAAGGCGAGCGGCGTCGCCCAGGCCCTCTCGGACACCTTCCACGACGTGGGCCTCCCGGTCCTCGTCCTCTCCTACCTGATCTCCCTCGTCCTGCGGGTCGCCCAGGGCTCGGCGACCGTGGCGATCGTCACGACGGCCGGCATCGTGGCCCCGCTCCTCTCCGAGGGGCACCACTCCCAGGCCTTCGTCGCCCTCGTCATCATGGCCATCTCGGCCGGCTCCATCTTCGCCTCGCACGTCAACGACGGCGGATTCTGGATGGTCGCCAAGTACTTCGGCATCAGCGAGCGGGACACGCTGAAGACGTGGACGGTGCTGGAGTCGGTGCTGTCGGTGGCGGGGTTCGTGGTGGCGGGCGTGGTGAGCCTGTTCGTGTAGCGGGTCAGGCCGGGCCGGGGCGGAATCTGGCCCGGTACTCGCCCGGTGTCGTGCTGAGGCGGCGGCGGAAGGCCCGGAAGAGGGTGTCGACGGTGCCGAACCCGCAGACGGAGGCGACCCGTTCCAGCGTGTCGTCGGTCGTCTCCAGGAGGTGGCCGGCCATCTCCACCCGCGCCGACTCGACGTAGGCATGCGGTGTCACGCCGAGTTCGGTCTTGAAGATCCGGGTGAGCTGCCGGTCACTGACATGCGCGTACGCGGCCAGGTCCGGGACGGTCAGACGCCGGTCCAGGTTGTTCAGGACGTGATGCCGGAGGTCCTCGATGCGCCGCGTCGGGGACACCGGCTCCAACGGCACGCTGAACTGGGACTGCCCGCCCGACCGCTTCAGGTACATCACGAGTTGGCGGGCGACCCGGAGTGCCACCGGCTCGCCGAAGTCCTCCGCGACCAGCGCGAGGGACAGGTCCAGGCAGGCGCTGATCCCCGCGCCCGTCCACACCTCGCCTTCCTCTCGGATGAAGATCGGATCCGGGTCGACCCGCACCGCCGGATGGTCGGCCGCGAGCCGCCGCGCGGTCGACCAGTGCGTCGTCGCGCGCTTGCCGTCGAGCAGCCCCGCGGCGGCGAGGATGTGCGCACCGACGCACACCGAGGCCACCCTCCGCGAACGGGCGGCCAGCGCCTTCACCCGGGCCACCGTGCCGGGCTCGATGACGGGGAGGACGCGGCCGTCGCCGTCGACCTCGACGGAACCGGGCACCAGCAGCGTGTCGATCGCCCGTACGCCGACTTCGTCGAACGTGGTGTCGGGCAGGATCCGTACCCCTGCCGCCGTCGTCACCGCGGCCGGCGTCTCGGCGGCCAGCACGACCTCGTAGCCGCCCCGCTCGACGCTCTCGCGCGTCACGAGGGAGAACACCTCGGGCGGGCCGGTGACGTCGAGCAGGTCGACGCCCTCGAACAGCACGATCACGATCAACCGGTTGACGGTCCCCACGGTCCCCACCCTGTGTCCCCCTGTTTCGCCTGCGGATCCGGGCGTCGGTTTCTGCAAGTCGTGCGTCATTGCCGAGGCCCTCGTTCCGGCCATAGCGTCGCATGTGTGTTCAACAGAGTGTTGAACACGGTACGCACGTCCCCGGAACCTTGGAGAAGACCTGTGGCAAGCAAGACGCTGCGCGAACTCGGCGGTGCCGACCACACCCCCGCGGCCCTCGCGTCCTCGACGCTCGTCCTCGTCGACTACCAGAACACCTACACCCGCGGTGTGATGGAGCTCGACGGCTGGAAGCCCGCCCTGGAAGCGGCGTCGGACCTGCTCTCCCGTGCCCGTGGCGCCGGAGCCAAGGTGATCCACGTCCAGCACGACGGCGGTGAGGGCTCGCCCTACGACATCCGCACGGAGATCGGGGAGATCCACGCCGGTGTGGCGCCGGTCGACGGCGAGCCCGTGGTCGTCAAGCAGGCCCCGGACGCCTTCCACGGGACCGACCTCGGCAAGCTCGTGGACGAGGCCGGGAACGAGTCCGTGATCATCGCCGGGTTCATGACGCACATGTGCATCGCGTACACGTCGGCCTCCGCGGCCGTGCGCGGCAACAAGCCCACCGTCCCCGCGGACACCTGCGCCACCCGGTCGATCGTGGACGTGTCCGCCGACGAACTGCACCGCAGCGCACTGGCGGCCATCGCCGACGCGTACGGCGTCGTCGTGGCCTCCGGGAAAGAGCTGGTCTGACCCGGACGGCGTCGTCGTCCTCTCCCACACCCGCACCGGCACCTACACCCACAACACCCACAACACCCACAACACCCACAACACCCACAACACCCACACTGCGCCGACGTAGCGCACCGCAGTTCCCCCTCTCCGGCGGTCCCACAGCCCTTGCGCTGTCGGAGAGGGGCCTTTCCCCCCGCTTCCCCCTTCTTGCTCCCGCGTCCCGGCCCTTCATGGCTCCCGGCGGGTCAGTTCCCCCCACGCCACCGCTCCCCACGGCGGGAACACCCGACGACCACTTCGTTACGGAGAGCAAGCCATGGCAACACGCCGGACATTCATCGGCGGCGCGGGCGGAATCGGCGCCGCGACCTTCCTGGGCCACACGGCCGCCCAGTCGCACGCGGCACCCGTCCTCGACGCCGCGACAGCCGCCGAAGCGGTGGACGTGGTGCAAGCGGCGGACGTCCAGACCGCCCGGGACTCCCTGCGCGCGGTGAACGCGGCCATGCGGACCAACTACGCGGCGCTGAAAGCCGACCTGGCCAAGAATCTCGGCCCGGTCATCGTCGTGCAGAACGACGCCAAGGGCGGCACCTTCACCCTCGTCCACAAGGGCAAGCAGTACGTCGAGCACCCCGTGGCGGAGGAGTTCGAGCTGGCGAAGTCCATCGCCCACGTGCCGCTGGGCATCTACTCCACGATCGCCGAGTACCTGTCGGGCAAGGTCCCCAACGTCGCCAACGCCGACCGCATCGACGCCCACGACCTCGCCATGGTGGCGATGAAGGGCCCCGGCACCGACGCCTGGACGACGCCGTTGAAGGCGTTCGCGGAACAACTGACCACTGCGAAGGACAACCTCACCGCGGCCGGCCTGCCGCAGCAACTGCACGACTCCTGCGCGAAGATCCTCGACGAGGCGCTGACGTTCATCGCCGACTCCGTCCGTGCCCGTGCCTTCGACATCGCCTCGTTCCAGGTCTTCGCCGGACGCGTCCACCCGTCGATCCGGGTGAACATGCAGTACGCCGCCGCGGCGCAGATCTCCGGCGTGCAGGGCCTGTGCAGGAAGTGGCGGGCGCAGATCGGCGAGGGGGCCTGGGCCGACCTGTACACGGTGGTGCTGTCGATCTGGACGACCTCGGTCCTGAACCAGGCGGAGATCATCATCAAGCCGATGATGAACCAGAAGAACGTGAACACCCACCTGATCGACATCCCCACGGCGCAGCTGCCGTCGGACCCGATCGGGGTGGCGCTGGACAACCTGGCGCGCATCGTTCAGGACAACGTCGCCGCGGAGCTGGTGTTCGTGTCCGACGCAAAGGTCGCCGACGCCCTGAAGGGCAAGGAGGACCTGCTGTCCGACGAGATCCTCAAGGAACTTGGCACTCCCGTCACGGGCTCGGCCGCCGGCGCGGCGTTCCGCACCGCGGGCAGGGCGAAGTGTCCGGTCGGCC
It encodes:
- a CDS encoding sugar kinase is translated as MNAPDVVDVVALGESMVTFLPTRPGRLADVPSFDRAIGGAESNVACALAAAGHSTRWVSRVGADGFGDHLVEAIGAHGVDVTAVRRDPARPTGIYFRTAGDRATDAHEVAYYRAGSAASAMAVGNTDLDAVRAGRVLHLSGITPMLSDACLGLVRELTAPRQDRPLVSFDINHRPAVWRQADGPGLLLELARGADLVFVGEDEAEDVWALRGAEAVRAAFPDPEVLVVKQGGRGATVFDTGNAATFVPAPRVDVVAAVGAGDAFAAGFLSATLRGLPTPARLRHGHLWAAAALTAPGDLAAPPARGHADRLAALDEDAWGRLRLGPGWTQQAVDHARDRAEKEARTP
- a CDS encoding IclR family transcriptional regulator, with the translated sequence MSQTVDRALSILPLLAEGPADLGQVADRLGVHKSTALRLLRTLHEHGLVYRQSDQRYRLGARLIALAQEAMENLDIREIAHPHLVRLNEQCGHTVHLAVYEESEVLYIDKVESRYPVRMYSRIGKPVAITVAAVAKLLLADLPEVERRAVADKLDYPMYTARSTPNAPAFLRELEKVRDQGWATDLGGHEESINCVGAPLRGADGRVVAAMSVSAPNVVVTADELLTLLPLVRRTADAISGEYSGRTPVKDTE
- a CDS encoding RidA family protein, which encodes MTEKIALTPKTHTTPPAKFSHGVKKGNILQVAGQVGFLPAEEGKAPTPAGPTLREQTLQTLANVKAILEEGGASWDDVMMIRVYLTDVDHFAEMNGVYNTYFEEQGLTQPPAARTTVYVGLPAGLLIEIDALAVLG
- a CDS encoding GntP family permease; this translates as MSQPLAADAPAAPPHTGGLLLLLDGTAGLLTVAAIGIVLLLFLIIKVRLQPFVALLAVSITVGLLAGLSVTELFGTVQRSDAVSTIETGMGGILGHVAIIIGLGTMLGAMLEVSGGAEVLASRLLDLFGERRAPLAMGLTGLIFGIPVFFDVGIFVLAPIVYAAAKRSGKSILLYCLPLLAGLSMTHAFLPPHPGPVAAAALLHVDLGWIILMGVICGIPAVLAAWTYAAWIGRRIFVAVPQDMVEAAAEAKLAAPVRTVVTVGGNGQREQGVVTDGSYDQGVAPRELPVPLSTVLGIIGTPLILILAATFSSIALDPSTGRSVIEFFGHPFVALTIALLLAYYLLGIRRGWSRKSLETVSTASLKPVGNILLVVGAGGIFGAILKASGVAQALSDTFHDVGLPVLVLSYLISLVLRVAQGSATVAIVTTAGIVAPLLSEGHHSQAFVALVIMAISAGSIFASHVNDGGFWMVAKYFGISERDTLKTWTVLESVLSVAGFVVAGVVSLFV
- a CDS encoding GlxA family transcriptional regulator gives rise to the protein MGTVNRLIVIVLFEGVDLLDVTGPPEVFSLVTRESVERGGYEVVLAAETPAAVTTAAGVRILPDTTFDEVGVRAIDTLLVPGSVEVDGDGRVLPVIEPGTVARVKALAARSRRVASVCVGAHILAAAGLLDGKRATTHWSTARRLAADHPAVRVDPDPIFIREEGEVWTGAGISACLDLSLALVAEDFGEPVALRVARQLVMYLKRSGGQSQFSVPLEPVSPTRRIEDLRHHVLNNLDRRLTVPDLAAYAHVSDRQLTRIFKTELGVTPHAYVESARVEMAGHLLETTDDTLERVASVCGFGTVDTLFRAFRRRLSTTPGEYRARFRPGPA
- a CDS encoding cysteine hydrolase family protein, giving the protein MASKTLRELGGADHTPAALASSTLVLVDYQNTYTRGVMELDGWKPALEAASDLLSRARGAGAKVIHVQHDGGEGSPYDIRTEIGEIHAGVAPVDGEPVVVKQAPDAFHGTDLGKLVDEAGNESVIIAGFMTHMCIAYTSASAAVRGNKPTVPADTCATRSIVDVSADELHRSALAAIADAYGVVVASGKELV